In Cydia splendana chromosome 18, ilCydSple1.2, whole genome shotgun sequence, the genomic window AGAGAAAAGTTGAAACATGTCACGGATGCTCAGAGTGAAGTGCCAGGCCCAAAGAACTCCAAAGAAGAAGAATTTACGGATCACGCAAGCCAGATCAACGCGAAGGCGCTCAGTTTGCAGATTCAGCCCACCGCAAAAGAGGGTAGCATcaaaactgaaactgaacatggATATCACCGATCCAATACTTCGAATAAGACTTCGATGTCTTCACTACATGCAAAAAGAAAGCAATTAGAGTTAGACGCCGCCGAAGCTAAAGCTAGGATCGAGAAGGAGTTAATAGATAAAAAGCTAGACGCTGCACTCGCTAAGCTGGATGAAGAATATTCTCAGAAGTCCCGTTGCAGTGAAGAACAACGATCTATTTTGTCCGAAACATCTCAAAAAGTGGAACAGTGGCTCGAGAGAAGTCGCCAAGACGAACAAAACGAACGCGCTCTCGCGACCCCTTGGCAAGAACCGAACCCCGGACCCAGCTCACTTCAAACCCTAGCACAAGCAATGGAAAAACTAGCTACTACAACTCAAAGTGCTAATACTCGTCTTTTATCTCGATTAGCCACGTCTAAGGACTTACCGTTATTTTCTGGTGAATCGCTCGAGTggatacaatttaaaaaatcatacgAACAATCCACCAAGTTATGCAACTATAGTGATTCTGAAAATATCGCAAGATTAGAGAAATGTCTCCGTGGTGAAGCTAAAGAAACGGTCTCATCTTTATTTACGACTGACACCTCACCACGCGCCATCCTAGACGCACTAGAGCTACGATTCGGAAGACCTGAcctaatcataaataaaatcttaacacaatttaagaaattgCAACCTTTACCGCAAGCGTATCATATCGAGTTGGTGAACTTCGCCGTCAAAGTGAAGAATTACGTGGCAGCTGCAGAGTCTATTAATCAGACCGATCATCTTCGAAGCCCTGAGTTACTAAGCATCGTTATATCAAAGTGTCCCAGTGCGCTTATCAACAAGTGGGCAGACTATATATACGAACATAGCGATACAAACAAAGCTAAATTACAGTTATTCTCCGAGTTCCTGCACAAAGAAGCTACGAAGATCGCCGCCGCTGGTGTAACTCATATCCATTCTCAAAATGAACATAAGTTTCCAAAAAAGATGGAAGACCGAAAACTTCAAGTTCACCCCATTTTAAACAATGATAATGATACTAACACGAAGTGCAAGTTTTGTAAGATGTCTTATCATCCGCTGACTAATTGCATCAAATTTAAACGCGCGCTACGCAGGGATAAATGGCGCTTTGTTAAAATAAACAGAATATGCCATAAATGCCTGTTGCTAGGCCACGGGAAAGAAACCTGCCCGGCCGCATCGTGCGATATTGACGGCTGCGGGCTGCCCCACCACCGCCTCCTTCACTGGCCGAACAGACCTAACGCAGCCAGCGCAGCGCCCCGCAATAGCAGCACCAACGAAGACATAAATAATACGCCAACATTAAGTGCGACAGATGAACCTGCCAACAACAATCCCACGACCGCAATCGTAACCAATACTGTCGTGGAACCTAGTGACAGTGTTTACCTAAAGTCTGTACGAGTGAACCTCCATGGACCTAGCGGCACTATTGCTACTTATGCCCTTTTAGATGATGGGGCCGCAGTGAGTCTGATATCAGCTGATCTTGCTAACTGTGTCAACCTTCAAGGTCAGCCAAAGACAATAAGTATGAAATGTGCATGGAAATCTAAATTCGAGTGTACAATTGAAACTGTGAACTTTAAAATCTCGAACTCAAGTGGTGAAATGTACGATTTACGTGCGCGAAAAATGAGTGAGCTAGACTTACCAACACTGGACCTATCTAACGTGAACTTAGACTCTTACGATTATTTACGCGACCTAAAAAGTGTTATACCCCGCTGTAATATGGAACCGAAGTTATTAATCGGACAGGACTACTACCATTTGTTAATGCCGCTAAAGACTGTTTATCGGGGCGATTTTGAACCTTGTGCCACATTAACAAAACTCGGTTGGTGTTTACACGGAACCTTACCTGCGGCTATATTCGGTCGACCTTCGACCGCCGAGCATGCCTTGACAACAGTGCTGTACGAGCGCGCTAAACCAGCCGCCGAAATCTGCAACGCATGCACTCCGCCCTCCACCGCCACCCCCGCGGACATACTTACCGCGCGGCGGGAGATGCACACATGCACAGACGCAGACACACACTCATCACCACAATGGTCAAGCGATGCACTTAGCGACAGCGCAGATAAACAACTTCATGAACTGGTTCGTCGATCGTTTGCGCTCGAATCAATAGGAGTGAACTCTAAGCCACGCGTAAATAAGGACGACATTCGTGCAGTCAACATCATTGATAACTCTGCAAGATTAATTAACGGGAGTTATGAAATTAGTTTACCATGGAAAAACGATGCTAAACTGCCTGACTCTTACCCAAATGCTTATAAGAGATTCCTCGCTGTGGAAAGAAGAATGCTGTCAGATGAAGGATACGCCTCCAGGTATACGGAGCGTATTAATCACTTACTTGAAAACAATTACGCCCGATTATTATCAGACGAAGAATTGTTAGCGCCACATATGCGCGTATTTTATTTAGCCCATTTTGGAGTTGACaacaaaaacaagaaaaaattgaGACTAGTGCATGACGCTTCAGCCGCCACCGCCGGTCGCTCCCTGAACGACTACCTACTCCAGGGTCCTGACCTACTTCAGTCTTTACTGGGCATCATGCTACGCTTTCGAGAAAAACCAGTCGCAATTATGGGCGATATAAAAGAATTCTTCCTTCGCATCAAGATAACGAAAGAAGACCAGCACGCATTACGATTTTTATGGCGCGAGAACGTAAACAGCGAATTAAAAACCTACGTTATGACGTCATTGTTATTTGGAACCAATTGTTCTCCATTCATTGCacaacatattaaaaataaaaatgcaatgCGATTCCAAAACGAAATGCCTGAAGCGGTCGAAGCCATCCTGAAGTCACATTATATGGACGACTACATCGAGAGTGTGGACAACGAGCAGTTAGCTATCAAGATGATAAAAGAAGTTGCCGAAATCCACAAACAAGGTGGCTTCGAAATAAGAAATTGGATTTCTAACAAACGTGCAGTTTTGGAATGCACGCCAAAAGAAACCTTAAGTGACAAGGCAATAAGGTTCAAAACCGGATGCGACGACGTACCTGAGAGAACGCTCGGGTTGCTATGGTACCCGGCCAGCGACACATTCGGCTTTGATTTGTCACTTAAACGCATTCCGACGGAGATAATTAACTTGCAACGAAAACCCACGAAGCGGGAACTCCTGCGCATCTATATGTCGATATTTGACATTTTTGGCTTCCTTGCACCATTTACTGTCAAAGCAAAAATAATGCTACGAAATATCTGGAGAACGGATACTAAATGGGACGATGAGATTCCTACGAATGAATATACAGTATTTCGCAACTGGATAACGGAATTACAATCTTTGAAAGATTTGCGCATTCCAAGATTTCATTTTCACGGCGAACAAGTTATGAGCGAGCGCGATAATACTGATAACGCTCGCCGCCACACCTTGCGCCAGAATGAGACGACCATAGAACTCGAACTTCACATTTTTTGCGATGCTGCTCCTACTGCATACGCTGCCGTCGCTTATTGGCGCAAAATATGTAGCATCAATGAAGTACAAGTTTCATTCATCGCGAGTAAATGTCGTTCGTCACCTGTGAAGAAATATATAACTATACCTAAACTTGAGATGGAATCAGCTGTTATCGCCTGCAGACTCGCTGACTCAATAGCGCGCGAACACAGGTTGACCGCCTGCACACGGTACTTCTGGACCGATTCTTTAATCGTTTTGCATCAAATAAAAAACGATACGCGCAACTATAAAGTTTTTGTCGCTAACAGACTTGGCGAAATTGATGAATTATCTCAATCCTGTGAATGGAATTATATACCTACCGACTTGAATATAGCTGACAAAGCGACTAAATTAAACACTTACGAGTTGAATAACGACTGCGACTGGCTCCGTGGCCCTGCATTCCTGTACTCGCCGCGGGACACGTGGCCGAAGTATGACGCTGCAAAACAAAAGATAAACAAAGATCAGCTGTTACAAGTAAACATGCTATATGATATAAAGGATGAAGACTTACCTGTTGTTCCTGATTTGAATAAATTCTCTTCGTGGACCAGGCTATGGAGATGTATGGCAAATGTTTTGTTGTTTATCACGAGGTGCCGAAGACCTGGTAACGCGCAGATTGATGCCGACACGATGCAACGCGCTGAAACTGAATTATTGCGTTACTCACAGATAAAATCGTTTCCAGAAGAGATTTATGCACTGAAAAATAATAAGGCAATCGAACCGAGCAGCCGATTGCGCAAATTAACGCCAATATTAGATGAACACGGATTGCTACGCGTCGGCGGGAGGATCGACGCTGCTTCGTATATTGATTACGACCTGAAACGTCCCGTTATACTTGACGGGCGTGATTATATAACGAGATTGATAATCAAGCGTTATCACGTGATGGCTGCGCACGGTAATAATGAAACTGTAGTCAACGATATTCGTCAAAAATATTGGATTGTCAACTTACGCCCTACAGTACGTACAGTTGCGGCACGATGCTTGTATTGCCGAATAAAAAAAGCAAGACCTAGTAACCCACGGATGGGAGACTTACCGGCGGCGCGACTCGCTCATCATCAACGCCCGTTTACTCACTGCGGCGTTGACTTATTTGGGCATATGGAAGTGACAGTCGGCCGTCGCCACGAGAAACGGTACGGGGTACTCTTCACCTGCATGACAGTACGAGCGATCCATATAGAATTGGTACCCTCGCTCTCCGCAGATTCCTTTATTATGGCCTTGAGACGGATGGCATCACGACGAGGCTGGCCATACAGAATGTACTCCGACCATGGTACCAACTTCAGAGGCGCTGACGCCGAGTTAAGGAGATCGTTTAAAGAGATAAACGACCAAGCGAGTGTCAGAGACCTACTGACTACGAAAGAACTTGAATGGCGCTTCATATCACCAGCGAGTCCTCACATGGGCGGCTCCTGGGAGCGTTTAATTAAAAGCGTCAAAACATCCCTGAAAGCGGTCTTAAAGGAACGAGCTCCACGCGAAGAGGTTTTGATCACATTGCTGGCAGAGGtggaaaatattgtaaatagtcgTCCGCTTAGCTACGTATCGACAGACCACGGCGACCCAGAAAGTTTGACACCAAACCACTTCCTCATAGGCTCCTCTTCGAACCTCCCAGTTCCTGGTGTATTTGATGATACTGACCTGTTTCGGAAGAAGATGTGGAGAATATCACAAAGACTTACCGATGCATTCTGGCGGCGTTGGATGCGCGAGGTACTACCAAATCTTCTACCACGACAAAAATGGTGCCAAGAGGGCAAACAGCTGAAAAAGGGCGATGTCGTGGTAATCGTAGACCCAGCGATGTGAAATGTCTGGCCCAAAGGACGGGTCCATGAAGTTCACGCTGGCGCCGACGGACGCATTCGAATCGTCGATATAAAAACACAATCCGGAATGCTTACCAGACCAGTGGCGCGTTTAGCGTTGCTCCCCACAGCTGATGATGATTGTCCTTGACGGACAATGGGGCCGAGAATGTAGACGACGCAATATACTGGACCTGAAATAAATAACCTGAAACATAAAACTTAGTAATTAATATACATTTtagtttaatattataaaatcatatgtaggtacttaccttgcTTACCACTGTTGTTTTCTATGTCTTAATAAAGTGTGCGCGAGAGCATGCATATGTGTGCAACGAGCATCGGCTATCGGCCAATCAACGGCAGTTCCCTATACGCCACCGAGCGACACACGCATGTCCATGCGCTCTAACACTTACCTCAAAAAGTATCCCTAGTTGTTCTAATTTCTGCTCCTCTCCACCCGTGGCTGCAATCGTCGGCTACAATGAGTATGgtatggttacgagtatggtatggaTATGATgtaactagggaatgcaatctcgcaccaagattggcgattcgagatctcgcaggaaaaatctgaatcgagatagggtgtttcgagatctcgaccgtcacactttcgagatcgagattaatctcgtcgagatcgagatttgacaaagtaattaaaaatgtgttattttgagcAAAAATCTCTAAGAATTCCGTATATACTACATAATTAGAGTAGGtacgtcatgttttattttgaagatcaacaaattaatcaacatttaataacaaaactacttttatttaaaaaaaaaaacaaataatatgtagctctaatttgcatgtaattatgaaaaagtggtattaattatttttaattttacaaaattgtaaGCAGAAGCAGTAACATGCTCAGTTGATATTTTAGACAAGTACTCagcaaattacaaaaaaatttagggtaagcgagcaaaaatcataaataattgtgaCGGGGTACGTTAAGTTCGTTAGATTTTTCCACACAGAGCGCGCCAcagtgcttttatcgtcagCTAAATCCGGCGCATACAATAGCACTACCTGAACCACATGAACCTAAGGTCAAAAAGATTACTAAAACAAAGTAATTTACACGGATCAATCAttcaatctcgttcgagatctcgCGTCCGACCATATTTAAAGAATAATTATCGTATTGTCTCACAACTACATATTTAGTTGTTTTAGAGATGTTCTTGCATTAAATTAAATGTGTTTGAAGAATGCATTTTAAATCGTTAACGCTTTTAGCTATATGACATTTTAGTAATTAGCGATATCGAATAGTGTGTAAAGCTTACAGTGTTTAA contains:
- the LOC134799708 gene encoding uncharacterized protein LOC134799708 — translated: MSGRKGMFHTPPHTMVKTRGALEREKLKHVTDAQSEVPGPKNSKEEEFTDHASQINAKALSLQIQPTAKEGSIKTETEHGYHRSNTSNKTSMSSLHAKRKQLELDAAEAKARIEKELIDKKLDAALAKLDEEYSQKSRCSEEQRSILSETSQKVEQWLERSRQDEQNERALATPWQEPNPGPSSLQTLAQAMEKLATTTQSANTRLLSRLATSKDLPLFSGESLEWIQFKKSYEQSTKLCNYSDSENIARLEKCLRGEAKETVSSLFTTDTSPRAILDALELRFGRPDLIINKILTQFKKLQPLPQAYHIELVNFAVKVKNYVAAAESINQTDHLRSPELLSIVISKCPSALINKWADYIYEHSDTNKAKLQLFSEFLHKEATKIAAAGVTHIHSQNEHKFPKKMEDRKLQVHPILNNDNDTNTKCKFCKMSYHPLTNCIKFKRALRRDKWRFVKINRICHKCLLLGHGKETCPAASCDIDGCGLPHHRLLHWPNRPNAASAAPRNSSTNEDINNTPTLSATDEPANNNPTTAIVTNTVVEPSDSVYLKSVRVNLHGPSGTIATYALLDDGAAVSLISADLANCVNLQGQPKTISMKCAWKSKFECTIETVNFKISNSSGEMYDLRARKMSELDLPTLDLSNVNLDSYDYLRDLKSVIPRCNMEPKLLIGQDYYHLLMPLKTVYRGDFEPCATLTKLGWCLHGTLPAAIFGRPSTAEHALTTVLYERAKPAAEICNACTPPSTATPADILTARREMHTCTDADTHSSPQWSSDALSDSADKQLHELVRRSFALESIGVNSKPRVNKDDIRAVNIIDNSARLINGSYEISLPWKNDAKLPDSYPNAYKRFLAVERRMLSDEGYASRYTERINHLLENNYARLLSDEELLAPHMRVFYLAHFGVDNKNKKKLRLVHDASAATAGRSLNDYLLQGPDLLQSLLGIMLRFREKPVAIMGDIKEFFLRIKITKEDQHALRFLWRENVNSELKTYVMTSLLFGTNCSPFIAQHIKNKNAMRFQNEMPEAVEAILKSHYMDDYIESVDNEQLAIKMIKEVAEIHKQGGFEIRNWISNKRAVLECTPKETLSDKAIRFKTGCDDVPERTLGLLWYPASDTFGFDLSLKRIPTEIINLQRKPTKRELLRIYMSIFDIFGFLAPFTVKAKIMLRNIWRTDTKWDDEIPTNEYTVFRNWITELQSLKDLRIPRFHFHGEQVMSERDNTDNARRHTLRQNETTIELELHIFCDAAPTAYAAVAYWRKICSINEVQVSFIASKCRSSPVKKYITIPKLEMESAVIACRLADSIAREHRLTACTRYFWTDSLIVLHQIKNDTRNYKVFVANRLGEIDELSQSCEWNYIPTDLNIADKATKLNTYELNNDCDWLRGPAFLYSPRDTWPKYDAAKQKINKDQLLQVNMLYDIKDEDLPVVPDLNKFSSWTRLWRCMANVLLFITRCRRPGNAQIDADTMQRAETELLRYSQIKSFPEEIYALKNNKAIEPSSRLRKLTPILDEHGLLRVGGRIDAASYIDYDLKRPVILDGRDYITRLIIKRYHVMAAHGNNETVVNDIRQKYWIVNLRPTVRTVAARCLYCRIKKARPSNPRMGDLPAARLAHHQRPFTHCGVDLFGHMEVTVGRRHEKRYGVLFTCMTVRAIHIELVPSLSADSFIMALRRMASRRGWPYRMYSDHGTNFRGADAELRRSFKEINDQASVRDLLTTKELEWRFISPASPHMGGSWERLIKSVKTSLKAVLKERAPREEVLITLLAEVENIVNSRPLSYVSTDHGDPESLTPNHFLIGSSSNLPVPGVFDDTDLFRKKMWRISQRLTDAFWRRWMREVLPNLLPRQKWCQEGKQLKKGDVVVIVDPAM